Proteins from a single region of Bacteroidota bacterium:
- a CDS encoding NUDIX domain-containing protein has product TALREVAEETGIDNLYILRKLPKTYHFFQSRNSWQIKKTHWYLMKAESIENTTPCLAEGITRVSWFSREDIQRLESESYRSVKALIDYGLDLL; this is encoded by the coding sequence ACTGCCTTGCGGGAGGTTGCAGAAGAGACTGGAATAGACAACCTATATATACTTAGAAAGTTACCGAAAACCTATCATTTCTTTCAATCCAGAAATAGTTGGCAAATCAAAAAGACACACTGGTATCTCATGAAAGCCGAAAGCATAGAAAACACTACTCCTTGTCTGGCTGAAGGAATTACCAGGGTTTCCTGGTTCAGCCGGGAGGACATCCAAAGGCTGGAGAGTGAAAGTTATCGGTCTGTCAAGGCATTGATCGACTATGGATTGGATTTGCTATAA
- the coaD gene encoding pantetheine-phosphate adenylyltransferase has product MNRIAVFPGSFDPITKGHESIILRAIPLFDIIYVAIGENAEKTGFFPIEKRLSWIEKVFHDHSAIRVEKYKGLTVDFCRKVGADFILRGLRTSADFEFERSIGQINKILYPDIETIFLLTTPEYTALNSSIVRDILRHGGDASRFVPDGVDLQL; this is encoded by the coding sequence ATGAACCGAATAGCCGTTTTTCCAGGATCCTTTGATCCCATAACCAAAGGCCATGAATCCATCATTCTCAGGGCGATTCCCCTGTTTGACATCATTTATGTCGCAATCGGTGAAAATGCCGAAAAAACAGGATTCTTTCCTATTGAAAAACGCTTATCCTGGATTGAAAAAGTTTTCCATGATCACTCAGCCATCCGTGTTGAAAAATACAAGGGCCTCACAGTGGATTTTTGCAGGAAAGTAGGAGCTGATTTCATTCTTCGCGGACTGAGAACATCAGCCGACTTCGAATTTGAGAGAAGTATCGGGCAAATCAATAAGATTCTTTATCCTGATATTGAAACCATTTTCCTCCTGACCACTCCGGAGTATACGGCATTAAATTCTTCTATCGTCAGGGATATCCTGCGTCATGGAGGAGATGCCAGCCGCTTTGTGCCTGACGGGGTTGACCTGCAGTTATAA
- the secA gene encoding preprotein translocase subunit SecA, protein MSFLKNLLGNKSQRDIRAIDPMLKKVKAAYETIRRLDNDQLRSKTTEFKEKIAQFIEDEQNQIQDMKLRIENEDDILVRENLWHEVDKLEKQKYDKTEEILNEILPEAFAVIKETARRFKENEEVIVDATDNDRLLAAKKENIVIQGNKAHYKNSWKAGGNLIRWDMVHYDVQLIGGIVLHQGKIAEMATGEGKTLVATLPVYLNALPGKGVHIVTVNDYLAKRDSEWMGVLYEFHGLKVDCIDKHEPNSVARRNAYLADITFGTNNEFGFDYLRDNMTGNPDELVQRGHNYTIVDEVDSVLIDDARTPLIISGPTPKGDNHEFHDLKPAIQKLYTAQRNLVTKLLADAKKLLTGDPASEDEKKGGELLLRSHKGLPKNTALIKFLSEPGMRALMQKTENFYLQEQAKNMHIITDELFFVIDEKSNSIELTDKGIDLMTESYQDPHFYILPDVGSEIAEIDKSSVSEEEKLEKKNELLRDYAVKSDRVHTVNQLLKAYALFEKDVEYVIMDNKIKIVDEQTGRIMEGRRYSDGLHQAIEAKESVKVEASTQTYATITLQNFFRMYNKLAGMTGTAETEAGELWDIYKLDVVVIPTNRPVIRKDMEDLVYKTKREKYNAVADEVENLVNKGRPVLVGTTSVENSELLSRMLTRKKIRHNVLNAKLHQKEAEVVLEAGKAGMVTIATNMAGRGTDIKLGPGVKEAGGLAIIGTERHESRRVDRQLRGRSGRQGDPGSSQFFVSLEDDLMRMFGSDRIARIMDRLGLKEGDVIQHSMITKSIERAQKKVEENNFGIRKRLLEYDDVMNSQREVIYKKRKHALHGDRLAVDVRNMMFDVCEQILEEHIENRDYEGLRMDVIRTLGVESPFNEKDFLAGNATEMADELFEKVYNNYRKKAQFIGERAMPVIRDVYERHTQYENIAIPITDGAKSLNVIANLKKAYENGAKEIILSIEKSITLAIIDEAWKDHLREMDDLKQSVQTATYEQKDPLLIYKFESFELFKKMIFKINRDISAFLIKGNLPVQDAEHIQEAQIPRGIDRRQVKEERTDLLAQSHSDTQGPRKAQPVVRQEPKVGRNDLIKVQYNDGRIIEKKYKLLENDIKRGECQIIN, encoded by the coding sequence ATGAGTTTCCTGAAAAATTTACTGGGCAACAAATCGCAACGGGATATACGCGCTATTGACCCAATGCTGAAAAAGGTAAAAGCTGCCTATGAGACTATACGCAGGCTTGACAACGATCAACTGAGGAGTAAAACAACCGAATTTAAAGAAAAAATTGCCCAATTCATTGAAGATGAACAAAACCAGATCCAGGATATGAAGTTAAGGATCGAAAATGAAGACGATATCCTGGTAAGGGAAAACCTCTGGCATGAGGTTGACAAGCTTGAAAAACAGAAATACGACAAAACAGAAGAGATCCTGAATGAAATATTACCCGAAGCATTCGCGGTGATCAAGGAAACAGCCAGGAGATTCAAGGAAAATGAAGAGGTGATCGTAGATGCAACCGATAATGACAGGCTCCTTGCTGCAAAAAAAGAAAATATAGTGATCCAGGGCAACAAGGCACATTACAAGAATTCCTGGAAAGCCGGTGGTAATTTGATTCGGTGGGACATGGTTCATTATGATGTGCAGCTTATTGGAGGCATTGTACTGCATCAGGGGAAAATTGCGGAAATGGCAACCGGTGAAGGAAAAACCCTTGTCGCCACGCTTCCCGTATATCTTAATGCACTACCTGGAAAAGGCGTTCATATTGTAACTGTAAATGATTACCTGGCTAAACGTGACTCGGAATGGATGGGAGTTCTGTACGAATTTCATGGCTTGAAGGTGGATTGTATCGATAAGCACGAGCCTAACTCCGTGGCAAGAAGAAACGCTTATCTTGCAGACATCACTTTCGGGACCAACAATGAGTTTGGATTCGACTACCTTCGTGACAATATGACAGGCAACCCGGATGAGCTGGTACAAAGAGGGCACAATTATACCATCGTGGATGAGGTTGACTCTGTTCTGATCGATGATGCACGTACTCCTTTGATCATCTCCGGGCCAACCCCAAAAGGCGATAACCATGAATTCCATGATCTGAAACCGGCTATTCAGAAATTATACACAGCCCAAAGAAATCTGGTAACAAAACTGCTTGCCGATGCCAAGAAGTTGTTAACCGGCGATCCTGCCAGTGAAGATGAGAAAAAAGGCGGTGAACTATTGCTTCGTTCCCACAAAGGTCTTCCAAAAAATACCGCTCTCATTAAGTTCCTCAGTGAACCGGGTATGAGAGCACTTATGCAGAAAACGGAAAACTTTTATCTTCAGGAGCAGGCAAAAAATATGCACATTATCACCGATGAACTGTTTTTTGTGATCGATGAAAAAAGCAATTCCATCGAACTTACCGACAAAGGGATAGACCTGATGACAGAATCTTATCAGGATCCGCATTTCTATATTTTACCGGATGTGGGGTCTGAGATTGCTGAAATTGATAAATCATCTGTAAGCGAAGAGGAGAAGCTGGAGAAGAAGAACGAGTTGCTCAGGGATTATGCCGTTAAGTCCGATCGTGTCCATACCGTTAATCAGTTGCTTAAAGCTTACGCCCTTTTTGAAAAGGATGTTGAGTATGTGATCATGGACAACAAGATCAAGATCGTTGATGAGCAAACCGGCCGTATCATGGAAGGCCGGCGCTATTCCGACGGTCTGCACCAGGCCATTGAAGCCAAGGAAAGCGTAAAAGTTGAAGCTTCCACCCAGACTTACGCTACTATTACGCTTCAGAACTTTTTCAGGATGTACAACAAGCTGGCAGGGATGACAGGTACTGCTGAAACTGAAGCCGGTGAATTATGGGACATCTACAAGCTGGATGTAGTGGTTATCCCAACCAATCGCCCGGTGATCCGAAAAGACATGGAAGACCTGGTATACAAGACCAAGAGGGAAAAGTATAATGCCGTTGCCGATGAGGTGGAGAACCTGGTGAATAAAGGAAGGCCTGTATTGGTGGGTACCACTTCTGTTGAAAACTCCGAATTGCTGAGCAGGATGCTTACCCGCAAGAAAATCCGCCATAATGTTCTAAATGCCAAATTGCACCAAAAAGAAGCCGAAGTCGTGCTGGAAGCAGGTAAAGCCGGAATGGTTACCATTGCTACCAATATGGCAGGCCGTGGTACCGACATCAAACTCGGACCCGGTGTAAAAGAAGCCGGAGGCCTTGCCATCATTGGTACCGAAAGGCATGAATCAAGAAGAGTAGACAGGCAGTTAAGAGGACGTTCCGGACGACAGGGTGACCCGGGTAGTTCACAATTCTTCGTATCCCTGGAGGATGATCTTATGCGTATGTTCGGCTCCGATCGTATCGCAAGGATCATGGACCGCCTTGGTCTCAAAGAGGGTGATGTGATCCAGCACAGCATGATCACTAAATCTATCGAAAGAGCTCAGAAAAAGGTTGAAGAAAACAATTTCGGCATTCGTAAGAGGCTCCTCGAATACGATGATGTGATGAACTCCCAGCGCGAGGTGATCTATAAAAAACGTAAACATGCCTTGCATGGGGACAGACTGGCCGTGGATGTTCGAAACATGATGTTCGATGTATGCGAACAGATCCTGGAAGAACATATTGAAAATCGCGATTATGAAGGGCTCCGGATGGATGTGATCCGCACCCTCGGCGTGGAATCCCCCTTTAACGAAAAAGATTTCCTGGCAGGAAATGCCACTGAAATGGCTGATGAATTGTTTGAAAAAGTTTATAACAATTACCGTAAAAAGGCTCAGTTTATTGGTGAACGCGCCATGCCCGTCATCAGGGATGTTTATGAAAGGCATACTCAGTATGAAAATATCGCCATCCCGATCACCGACGGTGCCAAATCACTCAACGTAATTGCAAATCTGAAAAAAGCATACGAAAACGGGGCTAAAGAGATCATCCTGTCCATTGAGAAATCCATTACACTTGCCATCATTGACGAAGCATGGAAAGATCACCTCAGAGAAATGGACGACCTCAAACAATCCGTCCAGACCGCAACCTACGAGCAGAAAGACCCTTTGCTCATTTATAAATTCGAATCTTTCGAGCTATTTAAGAAAATGATCTTTAAGATTAACCGGGATATCTCCGCCTTCCTGATAAAGGGGAACCTACCGGTTCAGGATGCCGAACACATTCAGGAAGCACAAATACCCCGTGGGATTGACAGAAGACAGGTTAAAGAAGAAAGGACTGACCTCCTGGCCCAATCCCATAGCGACACACAAGGCCCCAGAAAAGCTCAACCTGTTGTCCGCCAGGAACCCAAGGTCGGAAGAAACGATCTTATTAAGGTTCAGTATAATGACGGCCGGATAATAGAAAAGAAATACAAACTACTTGAAAACGATATTAAAAGGGGCGAATGCCAGATTATAAACTAA